The Scleropages formosus chromosome 9, fSclFor1.1, whole genome shotgun sequence DNA segment AAGCAGCTAAGGTACAAATTTTGTATGCTTCTGAAAGCAGATTGTTGTAAAAAAGAGTAAGGGTGCCCTTCACCGAACCGAGCAGGAAAATACATGTATGCTCTCCACTAGCAGCTGCATACCTTTGAAGACACGTGTGGCCCAACGTGCCTGCATCTCGGAAATAGGCATTATGGCACCCAGTGGCTGCACTAGGCCAATGATAGCCAGGGTGTGACGCTCCAAATCAGGAGGAAAGACATGCTTGTAAAGGCTGGCCCGGTTCTCTGAAACTGAGAGCACAGGGGAGGAAAGGAAGGGGAAAGCAAAGCGGTAGCCAGTGGCAAAGACAACAAGGTCAATGTCATCCTCCACGGTTCCATCCTCAAACACCACACTAGAGTCCTGGAACCGGCATATGTTGGGCTTCACCAGCACTGTGCCAGAGATGATGCGGTTGGGGAGTTCATCGCTCACTGTGGGATGCTGGCTCATCAGCCTAGGGGGCAAAGTAGTCACCATGATGCAAGTCAAAAATCAAGATTCTACTGTAAATTTCATATTTCTCTTAATAATTGAATGCAATGGAAACTTTATTCTGCAAATaagattgttattattatcagcatcagcatcacgGTAGAATGGAAAGAATAATGCCAAGTGGGCCATGGGGTATGGCACAGAAATAATGGACAGCACTATAAATGCTTTGGGGCCATAAAGCCAGGTCACAGTACCATCTGCttacataacaataataattttctgtACAGAACAGCACAAAATTGTCTGATCAATTCTAGCTAAGATCCCCTGGTAGGAAGGGGACAAAAGCGAAACTCCAAACCTTGAAACTGAGAAAAGTAGTATCTAGCTGATAACTCAGCTATGTTGCAACCATTATACACCCATAATAGCAGTGCCCAAATGTCTTAAACAGATACTTGTGGTTCAAACCAATTActttaaatgacatttctcaACTTTCTTCTGCATAGCCTGGCACCGTTATCTTTAATTCTTACCTGCAAAGTGCGCAATGCAGTACAACAACATGCAAGTAAATTCATCATTAAAACACCCTAAATGGTAGTGTGAAATACATATAGATCTGAAAAACCACGTGTGTTTTACAAGAACTTGGGGGCTGCGGCAGAAGTAACTGAGGGGAGATGTACCTGTGCTTGGGCTTTAGAGAATACAGCGTGTGGTTAAACCTCTTGTTGACTGCGCACTCCCACAGGCTGCAGAGGAAGCCAAATGGCAGGACATAACCCAGCAGGTACATGACTCTGTTAAATAACAGGTCCAGAGGGATTCCGTTTTTTCCCACACGGTTCAGGATCCACGCCCCACGCCGTGTGCTGAGGAACACCTTGTGGACAAAATCGAGTCATAGATCGGATAGATAGATCGTCATAGATAGACAGAGGTAGATAGACAAAGATCGAGTCAGATCTTACAGCTGGTTTTCAACTTCATTActgttaccaaaaaaaatttcagactACATCCACTGAGTAAGCCATTTCAGTGTGAACAGTGAACACAGAGAGGTGTTAACATGTACGAAAGTGCAAAATCCATAACGGGACATAAACAGTCACTGTCCTGAGATCACTGGGGGGCATACCTGTTGGGCCGCTCTGCTCAGCTCTACAGCGATATCTCCTCCAGAGTTCCCAATTCCAATCACAACCACTCTTTTGTTTCGCCACTGCTCTGGTATCTTGTAGTCGCGGCTATGCATCCAATCCCCCTTAAACGTCTCTATCCCTGGAATAAAGGGGGCTATTAATGGGACACTTTCCGCTAGTGGCTGCACACTTTTTAAGACATGCATGGCCCCACATGTCTGCAACTCAAAAATCGATGTGGTAAGATGTGTGTGCGTCCAATGTCAACatattatacattacatatataatacatacttCTCTGTTGTTGTATTATAGCTGCCTTTTTCCACCCCTGTATCCTCACATTGTGTTCTTTACGACTTTTCGCTAAAGAAGTACCGCTTTGTTTGCTCACATTAATGGGAAGTATTCTTTCAACTTGTAATTCTTATGATATACCACAAACAGAATTTTActactgcaatggactggcatcctgtccaaggtgtactcccccagccttgcacccagtaatTCATGGGCTTTGGACCACAATCATGACCAGGACATTCACTTTGCAAAGTGAGTGAGCGTGACAATTGAACACATGTAAGTTAGCTAAAAATCTAAATACTCTGACGTTACAAATTAACAGGAGATCAGGTGAATTGagtatactttttatttattagtgtATAACTGTGCCAATGAGTGAGTGGGCCTTTGTGATTGCCTGTGATGGATTTCCAGGTTGTCCTCTGCCTTACAACCTACACTTCCTGTGATAGGCTCCTGATCACCATGACCGTGAACTAGATAAGtggtttatgaaaatacatgaaTGGATGCATAATGTTTTATAAAAGACTGTTTCTGTTATTGAGTgtgttactgaaaaaaatgacagtaccTGGAAAGTCTTTCAAGGGTAAGTTGGGGTAAACATGGTGTCCAATGCAAATCATAACCGCATCAAAGATGTATTTCTCCTCCCGGCCTTCTTTGTTCTTAACCACCACATCCCACTGTCCGGAGTAAGAGAAGTCGGGCCGCTGCTTCACACTGCAGACAGTGGTCTGACGCAAAGTAAAAATTCAGATTGcatttctaaatttaaaagaaaaacactgacagtAAACAACAGCGTTGATAACCAGTTTCAAATGAAGaactcaaaattcaaaatgaacATATGGACTCATCCATTAAAGGTAGAGCAAGACTTGAAACCGTCAGAAGTAAACTTACTTCCCAAAGTAGGAGAATGGCATGCTTAACTTATAAGTTAGGGAATCTTACCTGAAAGTGAATATAGCGAGTCAGCTGGAAATGTTCAGCATACATCCGGAAATAGTCCATGATGAGAGAGTTGTGCATGTAGTTGGGGAAATGGG contains these protein-coding regions:
- the LOC108923456 gene encoding dimethylaniline monooxygenase [N-oxide-forming] 5-like, producing the protein MARRVAVIGGGSSGLTCIKCCLDEGLEPVCFESSDDIGGLWRFKEDPESDRASIYHSLIINTSKEMMCFSDYPIPAHFPNYMHNSLIMDYFRMYAEHFQLTRYIHFQTTVCSVKQRPDFSYSGQWDVVVKNKEGREEKYIFDAVMICIGHHVYPNLPLKDFPGIETFKGDWMHSRDYKIPEQWRNKRVVVIGIGNSGGDIAVELSRAAQQVFLSTRRGAWILNRVGKNGIPLDLLFNRVMYLLGYVLPFGFLCSLWECAVNKRFNHTLYSLKPKHRLMSQHPTVSDELPNRIISGTVLVKPNICRFQDSSVVFEDGTVEDDIDLVVFATGYRFAFPFLSSPVLSVSENRASLYKHVFPPDLERHTLAIIGLVQPLGAIMPISEMQARWATRVFKGLNKLPSTDRMWKDIKSVTEEMSKRYVPSARHTIQVDFTPYMDELANQFGVRPNILKLLLTDPRLGFSVLFGPCTPYQFRLRGPGKWAGARNAILTVWDRVSKPMMTRVVPEPRPSRLPKLLVLSTLLVAAIYAGKRHSKLLESPMAALNNWRMYVPAAVLRVLKI